In Oncorhynchus tshawytscha isolate Ot180627B linkage group LG28, Otsh_v2.0, whole genome shotgun sequence, a genomic segment contains:
- the LOC112226425 gene encoding proline-rich receptor-like protein kinase PERK10 yields MENHFQTEAFNLDKVLDDFEQKQDETDSPSLSDKWIQILAPPAHLLSPNCALALTPDLGPLPLKTPLPPDPSSSNPQGPNAKYHPTAEPPPWGELPDCRADVQSPPLPQPNIGKLVGGEGSSASSSPPPYHHHSSISPSSPASPALNGLSEDPCKGNQTWVTPLDHHQPPTPSDPCTDTPVGERGDGSSHISHTHLTPPSLSSMVEAIAEKFNSKPETERPGALSPIQDSGREEAGIALIQSYEEGIPKRESHGNTVKNGLMKEGPTERKECRNSSQKQTRLIGEMEKESRGGQDGEMVLTSGMATEEEDRGSREEDRGSREEDRGSREEDRGSREGQSLPPPQSKEDSVTEEKEMEESSLENGGGDSSVPSILNTRLQLVSVPFGGARPKQPVTLKLQIPWPLSGQDQNQLSPTVNTTAVCKNKNLENRAGDITMETGTVVAGVTLVVVSRLLTGVAKRVVIVGAGAGVREQPGQ; encoded by the exons ATGGAGAACCACTTCCAGACAGAGGCCTTCAACCTGGATAAAGTGTTGGATGACTTTGAACAGAAGCAAG atGAGACCGACAGTCCCAGTCTGTCTGATAAGTGGATTCAGATCCTGGCCCCTCCTGCCCACCTACTATCTCCGAACTGTGCCCTGGCTTTGACCCCAGACCTCGGCCCCCTCCCATTAAAGACCCCCCTGCCCCCTGACCCGTCATCCAGCAACCCCCAGGGGCCCAACGCCAAATACCACCCCACCGCCGAGCCCCCACCCTGGGGAGAACTACCAGACTGCCGTGCAGACGTGCAGAGCCCTCCACTCCCCCAGCCCAACATCGGCAAGCTGGTTGGGGGTGAGGGCTCGTCAGCCTCCTCTAGCCCCCCTCCGTACCACCACCACTCCTCTATCAGCCCCTCTAGTCCAGCCAGCCCTGCCCTCAACGGGCTCAGTGAAGATCCCTGCAAGGGGAACCAGACATGGGTGACCCCTTTAGACCACCACCAGCCCCCCACACCCTCAGACCCATGTACTGATACCCCTGTGGGGGAGAGGGGTGACGGAAGCTCCCACATTAGTCACACACACTTAacccctcccagcctctcctcaATGGTCGAGGCGATAGCAGAGAAGTTTAACTCCAAGCCAGAGACCGAGAGACCTGGTGCTTTATCACCTATTCAGGACAGTGGTAGGGAGGAGGCTGGAATTGCTTTGATACAGTCATATGAGGAAGGAATCCCTAAGAGGGAAAGTCATGGAAATACTGTTAAAAATGGATTGATGAAGGAGGGACCGACAGAGCGGAAGGAGTGTAGGAATTCCTCTCAGAAGCAGACGAGGTTGATAGGAGAAATGGagaaggagagtaggggaggtcAGGATGGAGAGATGGTTCTTACCAGCGGCATGGCTACTGAGGAGGAGGAccgagggagcagggaggaggaccgagggagcagggaggaggaccgagggagcagggaggaggaccGAGGGAGCAGAGAAGGCcagtctctcccccctcctcaatCCAAGGAGGACTCCGTgacagaggagaaggagatggaggagagcagCCTAGAGAACGGAGGAGGAGATAGCAGTGTTCCCTCCATACTGAACACTCGTCTGCAGCTGGTCAGTGTTCCATTCGGTGGAGCACGTCCCAAACAACCGGTCACTCTCAAACTCCAGATCCCCTGGCCGCTATCCGGACAGGACCAGAACCAACTATCACCTACCGTTAACACCACCGCCGTCTGCAAGAACAAGAACCTTGAGAACCGTGCCGGTGACATAACCATGGAAACTGGAACCGTCGTTGCCGGGGTGACCCTGGTGGTTGTGTCGAGGTTGTTAACGGGAGTTGCTAAACGGGTCGTCATCGTTGGGGCTGGTGCTGGAGTCCGAGAGCAGCCCGGACAATGA